The following coding sequences are from one Myxococcales bacterium window:
- a CDS encoding PEGA domain-containing protein yields the protein MLRLGRMKTWLGPCLGLVVLAQGAQAGGKAWGAEKLAVLILGTSEADADLAENVTEVVIAHVARHGTFELAGKEEFQARLGMDSEVRGQACLESMSCLSRAAVSLGVRRIVSGSVGVRGKQFLFSLALNNVESAQVENRVFRLIEGDVQALIRAVQSGTAELFKPRVEPGRVEVKSMPEGARVSIDNAYLGITPLISGTLLPGPHRVRVEADQRFSWTSTVEVLPGQDLGINLTEENLPRRRQFPGQVAYATGALSLAALASGGFFGVLSQVSTSGDTRLEHQDSLDERARFADIATVSLITAGGLALLSLGTFILYRDDIFGRDEDVKN from the coding sequence AAAAGCTGGCGGTGCTGATCTTGGGAACGTCGGAGGCCGATGCCGATCTCGCCGAGAACGTGACCGAAGTCGTGATTGCCCACGTCGCGCGGCACGGCACCTTCGAGCTGGCCGGCAAAGAGGAGTTCCAGGCGCGGCTCGGTATGGATTCCGAGGTGCGCGGACAGGCCTGCCTCGAGAGCATGTCGTGCCTGAGCCGCGCGGCCGTGTCGCTGGGGGTGCGCCGGATCGTTTCGGGCAGCGTCGGCGTTCGGGGAAAGCAGTTCTTGTTCAGCTTGGCGCTGAACAACGTCGAGAGCGCTCAGGTCGAAAACAGGGTGTTTCGTCTGATCGAAGGCGACGTGCAGGCCCTCATCAGGGCCGTACAGTCGGGAACCGCCGAGCTGTTCAAGCCCCGCGTGGAGCCAGGGCGTGTCGAGGTGAAGAGCATGCCCGAAGGCGCACGGGTCTCCATCGATAACGCCTATCTAGGGATTACCCCGCTCATCTCGGGGACGTTGCTGCCCGGCCCGCATAGGGTGCGCGTCGAAGCCGATCAGCGCTTTTCCTGGACGTCCACGGTGGAGGTGCTGCCCGGGCAGGATCTGGGCATCAACCTCACAGAGGAGAATCTGCCGCGGAGACGCCAGTTCCCAGGTCAGGTGGCGTATGCAACGGGAGCGCTCAGCCTCGCGGCGCTGGCCAGCGGTGGCTTCTTCGGTGTGTTGTCCCAGGTCAGCACCTCGGGTGATACCCGGCTCGAGCATCAAGACAGCCTGGACGAGCGGGCGCGCTTTGCCGACATCGCCACCGTCTCGCTCATTACGGCCGGGGGCCTGGCGCTCCTCTCGCTCGGTACGTTCATCCTGTATCGCGACGACATCTTCGGCCGCGACGAAGACGTGAAGAACTGA